A window of Roseimicrobium gellanilyticum genomic DNA:
AGATGCAAACCGCGGACAAGTTCGGCGACTATCTGCTGGAGTATCGACTGGTCACGGATGCGAAACTGGTAAGACGCGGCGCCCCCATCACGGCGGCTGCCGCGGCAGGTGCTCAGGGGAAGATGCCGGAGATTCCGAAGGAGCGCTTCATCCGTGCTGCGGCCACGGGTGTTTATGCGGACCGTCGCAAAGAACGCATGTCCCGCGAGCTCGCACGCATGAAGGGTGAACTGGAGGCAAACGGGGGCTCGTGGGAGACCTGGATGAAGAAGCTGGAGCCGTATCAGGAAGAGTTGGAGAAGCGTGCGAAGGAAGCGGGCGGCACACTGAAAGTGGACCAGCATGTCTTCGCGCGACTCGGCTTGCAGTGTTACTTCGATCTCACGCAGGATGATCCGCAGGTGGGTCCGCTCGCAGCGTTGCGGTTGCTGAATGCGGAGTTGCAACGGCATGGCATCGACCTCGTGGTGGTCCCCTTCCCCAACAAGGAGGACGTGAATGCGCACAAGTTCCTCGCGAAGGATGCGAGTGCTCCGACAGAGCTGAACCCCTGCCGCATCCGCTGCATGATGCGGATGCTGGAGCATGATATTGAAGTCATCGATCTCGTGCCCGCCCTGCGCGCAGGGTTGGAAGCGCATCCATTTGTATACTACGACAATCGCGACACGCATCCGGCGGATGGTGGCATCCAGATTGCGGCGGATGAAGTGGCGAAGGTGCTGGGGGATTATGATCTGTTGCCTGCGAATCACACCCTACTACCCATCGAGAAGACGGAGTTCGTGATTGAGAAGGACATGGAGTACTTCACGAAGGGCTCACGGTATCCGGCGCATCGGGTGTTGTTTCCCGTGGATGCCACGCCGCATCGCGAAGTCCTGCTGCAGGGCGACAGCTTCCTGAGTGTGCCCACGAACTACGTGCACAACGCCACCATCGCGGATCACATTGGCAGGCATCTGGGCTACCGACCCGACAAGCTGGTGCGCGAAGCCGGGGCGAACTTGATCCTGCAAGACCTCGCGCGTCTGCCGAAGTCGGAGCTGGAGGGAAGAAAGGTGTTGTTCTTCGTGTTCGGTCCCACGCGGCTGCGGTCCCCGCATTCGCCACTCATGTCTCCGGAGTTGCACTGGCATCTGGCGTTGTTGCCGGAGTGAGTTTGGTGGGACGGTGAAGCGTACGCGAAATTCAACACGGAGGCACGGAGACACAAAGTTTTTTAGAGAGAGTGCAGTCTCTCGGTTGGCCACCCCGGACAAATCTTCAGCTTCTGATGAGCTGTACACGGTCATTGAGTCTCCGGACGATGCCCTTCGACATGACCGGCACACAAAAGTTGAGGAGCAGCCCCATCGGTTTTCCTGTGAGGCGAAGGTAGGAGAGAAGCTGCGCCGAATGCACCGGCAGGATCACTTCGACCGCCTTCAGTTCCAGTATGATGGAATCCTCGACCACAAGATCCAGGATTAACGCTTTGTTGAGCACTTCTCCCTTGTAGGTGAGTGGCAATTGGACTTGGGATTCAACGCGTAGGCCTCGTCTGGATAGCTCAGCATGCAAACACCGTTCGTAGATGGATTCCAGCAGGCCCGGCCCCATTTCCCGATGTACCTCAATCGCCGATCCGATGATTGCTTTGGAAAGTCGATTCAGGCCAGATAGTTGATAGGACATCGGCCAAAAAACTGATTCCAGCATGTCAGGCAAGCCATTTCAAAGAAACCCTGTGCCTCCGTGCCTCCGTGTCTTTGTGTTGAATTCCAGCACTCCACCAGCGTCCACCGTCCCAGCAAAATGGCATTTCCACGAATTTCCCAAAACGAACGCTCGCGTGGGATGCGTTGTCTTTGTAGCCTTTGTCAAATTGTCTCATGGATTCCGAAGCAAACCTCCCGCCCCCCCATCCCCAGGCATCCGTTACTATTGAGGATATTCACGCCGCTTCCGCCTGGGTGCAGCCGCTCCGTTCAGAAATCGCCCGGGTGCTCGTCGGCCAGACAGAACTCGTGGACCGCCTGCTCATCGCGCTGCTGACGAATGGCCACGTGCTGCTGGAGGGCGTGCCCGGCCTTGCCAAGACGCTCACGGTGCGCACGCTGGCGAACTGCCTCCACGCGCGCTTCCAGCGCATCCAGTTCACCCCGGACCTGCTGCCGGCCGACGTGGTGGGCACCATGGTCTTCAATCCGCGTGAAGGTACCTTCAGCCCGCGACTGGGCCCGGTGTTCGCGAACCTCGTGCTGGCGGATGAAATCAACCGTGCCCCGGCCAAGGTGCAGAGCGCCCTGCTGGAGGCCATGCAGGAGCGGCAGGTCACCATCGGCGTGGACACGTACACGCTGCCGAATCCTTTCGTCGTCCTCGCCACGCAGAACCCCATCGACCAGGAGGGTACCTACACCTTGCCGGAAGCACAGCTCGACCGCTTCCTGCTGAAGGTGCGTGTGGACTACCCCACCCCGGAGGAGGAGCGCCTGGTGCTGGACCGCATGGCCACCTCCCGCCCGAACCTCGAGGTGGAGCCCGTGATTGCCATCCAGCAGATCGCGAACAGCCGCTCGCTGGTGAATGACATCCACATGGATGACAAGGTGAAGGACTACATCGTGAGCATCATCCATGCGTCACGTCATCCCGAGGGCGTGACGGCGCATCTGCGGAATCTCATCCGCTGCGGTGCATCCCCGCGCGGCACCATCAATCTCGCACTGGCATCGAAGGCCAACGCCTTCCTGCAGAGCCGCGACTACGTGACGCCGAATGATGTGAAGGCCCTCGCGCCGGACATCCTGCGCCACCGCATCCTTCTGAGCTATGAAGCGGAAGCGGAAGGGGTGACCACCGATGACATTGTGCGGCAGTTGCTGGACAAGCTGCCCGTGCCGTGAGGTGCGTGATTCATTCCATCCTCGCGTGCCATGATCGCTGATTGGGCTCAAAACTTGGGGCGACTCACCGGAATATTCTGCTCGGTGTTCGGTCCGGCGCTCCTCGTGCTGGCGATCCGGTACTGGCTGCGGCAGCGACGCCTGCATAGCCAGGAAGAGGAGCACTTTCAGGATTCCCATGCGCGTGGCGTGGGAGCGCTCCCACCTTCGTCATCCGGCCGGCACTATGAGTCTGTGGCCACGAGGAGCCCCCTGTCGCCTGCGGAGGCGGAGGATCGCGTCAATCGCATCCTGAAGCGGGTGCGGCGCATTGAGCTCATCACCCGTGGCCTGGTGAAGGAGACCATCGGTGGGCAGTACCATTCCCGGTTCAAGGGACAGGGTATTGAGTTTGATGACTTCCGCGAGTACCAGGCTGGGGATGACGTGCGGTTTCTCGACTGGAATGTCACGGCGCGCATGAATGAGCCGTACATCCGCAAATATGTGGAAGAGCGCGAGATGTCCGTGATGCTGCTGGTGGACGTGAGCCGCAGTGGTGACTAC
This region includes:
- a CDS encoding alginate O-acetyltransferase AlgX-related protein; this encodes MVHAAKHVQMMSSSQAPHFPSLSFSPVRACWIQIIVAAGAALLLAGCGQEAAKEDADQKKSAKTAASKEVIGEFIVIERTDTPDPKTSDYADCLYTAKLQVVAVEGGVDGTEEKLGTTGGKEEAHIVLAALPAFLNRKLQVGHELAVGDRFRARWVAFDEAPEKFRKMQTADKFGDYLLEYRLVTDAKLVRRGAPITAAAAAGAQGKMPEIPKERFIRAAATGVYADRRKERMSRELARMKGELEANGGSWETWMKKLEPYQEELEKRAKEAGGTLKVDQHVFARLGLQCYFDLTQDDPQVGPLAALRLLNAELQRHGIDLVVVPFPNKEDVNAHKFLAKDASAPTELNPCRIRCMMRMLEHDIEVIDLVPALRAGLEAHPFVYYDNRDTHPADGGIQIAADEVAKVLGDYDLLPANHTLLPIEKTEFVIEKDMEYFTKGSRYPAHRVLFPVDATPHREVLLQGDSFLSVPTNYVHNATIADHIGRHLGYRPDKLVREAGANLILQDLARLPKSELEGRKVLFFVFGPTRLRSPHSPLMSPELHWHLALLPE
- a CDS encoding AAA family ATPase gives rise to the protein MDSEANLPPPHPQASVTIEDIHAASAWVQPLRSEIARVLVGQTELVDRLLIALLTNGHVLLEGVPGLAKTLTVRTLANCLHARFQRIQFTPDLLPADVVGTMVFNPREGTFSPRLGPVFANLVLADEINRAPAKVQSALLEAMQERQVTIGVDTYTLPNPFVVLATQNPIDQEGTYTLPEAQLDRFLLKVRVDYPTPEEERLVLDRMATSRPNLEVEPVIAIQQIANSRSLVNDIHMDDKVKDYIVSIIHASRHPEGVTAHLRNLIRCGASPRGTINLALASKANAFLQSRDYVTPNDVKALAPDILRHRILLSYEAEAEGVTTDDIVRQLLDKLPVP
- a CDS encoding GxxExxY protein is translated as MLESVFWPMSYQLSGLNRLSKAIIGSAIEVHREMGPGLLESIYERCLHAELSRRGLRVESQVQLPLTYKGEVLNKALILDLVVEDSIILELKAVEVILPVHSAQLLSYLRLTGKPMGLLLNFCVPVMSKGIVRRLNDRVQLIRS